The Pantoea sp. At-9b genome includes a window with the following:
- a CDS encoding YciI family protein, with translation MYVVYLNYFRPVAEVEALLAPHIDWLDRYFANGAFIAAGRKDPRTGGMVLVKDMERAELDAILAEDPFVAVANYDVTKVNVTRAGEAFAGLTGI, from the coding sequence ATGTACGTGGTTTATCTGAACTATTTCCGCCCGGTGGCCGAAGTGGAAGCGTTGCTCGCCCCCCATATTGACTGGCTGGATCGCTATTTCGCCAACGGCGCGTTTATTGCCGCCGGACGTAAAGATCCGCGCACTGGCGGCATGGTGCTGGTGAAGGATATGGAACGTGCTGAGCTGGATGCGATCCTGGCGGAAGATCCGTTTGTGGCGGTGGCGAATTACGACGTCACAAAGGTGAATGTGACGCGTGCTGGCGAAGCATTTGCTGGATTAACAGGTATTTAA
- a CDS encoding phosphoadenylyl-sulfate reductase, with protein sequence MTVLDLAALNDLPKIDRVMALAETNAQLEKQSAEDRLSWALQQLPGGFVLSSSFGIQAAVLLHMVTQQQPDMPVILTDTGYLFPETYRFIDELTEKLNLNLQVFRAETSPAWQEARYGKLWEQGVDGIEKYNQINKVEPMNRALETLGAQTWFAGLRRDQSGSRAHLPVLAIQRGVFKVLPIIDWDNRQVHQYLKQHGLKYHPLWDEGYLSVGDTHTTKKWEPGMAEEETRFFGLKRECGLHEG encoded by the coding sequence ATGACGGTACTCGATCTCGCAGCACTGAATGATTTACCCAAAATTGATCGTGTCATGGCGTTGGCAGAAACCAACGCGCAGCTGGAAAAACAATCAGCAGAAGATCGCCTGAGCTGGGCTTTGCAACAGCTACCCGGCGGGTTTGTGCTGTCGTCCAGTTTTGGTATTCAGGCGGCGGTGTTGCTGCATATGGTCACGCAGCAGCAGCCGGATATGCCGGTGATCCTCACTGACACCGGTTATCTGTTCCCGGAAACTTACCGTTTTATCGATGAGCTGACCGAGAAGCTTAACCTGAATCTACAGGTGTTCCGGGCTGAAACCTCACCGGCCTGGCAGGAAGCACGCTATGGCAAGCTATGGGAACAGGGTGTTGATGGGATCGAGAAATACAACCAGATCAACAAAGTGGAACCGATGAACCGCGCGCTGGAAACGCTGGGGGCGCAAACTTGGTTTGCTGGCCTGCGGCGCGATCAGTCCGGCAGCCGTGCACATTTGCCGGTGTTGGCGATTCAGCGTGGCGTATTTAAGGTGCTGCCGATTATCGACTGGGATAACCGCCAGGTGCATCAGTATCTGAAACAGCACGGCCTGAAATACCATCCGCTGTGGGATGAAGGCTATCTGTCGGTCGGGGATACCCATACCACGAAGAAGTGGGAACCGGGCATGGCGGAAGAGGAAACGCGTTTCTTTGGCCTGAAGCGTGAGTGCGGCCTGCACGAAGGCTAA
- the cysI gene encoding assimilatory sulfite reductase (NADPH) hemoprotein subunit, translating to MSEKHPGPLVVEGKLVDAERLKKQSNYLRGTILEDLDDGLTGGFNGDNFLLIRFHGMYQQDDRDIRAERAAQKLEPRHAMMLRCRLPGGIITPTQWLAIDKFATDKTIYGSIRLTNRQTFQFHGILKKNVKPTHQMLHEVGLDALATANDVNRNVLCTSNPVESALHQEAYEWAKKLSEHLLPKTRAYAEIWWDQEKVATTDEEPILGETYLPRKFKTTVVIPPHNDVDLHANDLNFIAIAEKGKLVGFNLLVGGGLSIDHGNKATYARTASEFGFLPVEKILDVAAAVVTTQRDWGNRTDRKNAKTKYTLERVGVETFKAEVEKRAGITFAPTRPYEFTTRGDRIGWIKGVDKKWHLTLFIENGRLLDYPGRPLKRGIAEIAKVHQGDFRLTANQNLIVAGVPEKQKAQIEAIAREHGLMEQVTPQRENSMACVSFPTCPLAMAEAERFLPSFVTKVEEIMHGHGVGDEHIVLRVTGCPNGCGRAMLAEIGLVGKAPGRYNLHIGGNRIGTRIPRMYRENITEGEILASIDELVGRWAKERNGEEGFGDFVIRAGIVKPVVDPARDFWDPEAV from the coding sequence ATGAGTGAAAAACACCCTGGACCGCTGGTCGTTGAAGGCAAACTTGTTGACGCCGAGCGTCTGAAAAAACAGAGCAATTATCTGCGCGGCACCATCCTTGAAGATCTCGACGATGGTCTGACCGGTGGCTTTAACGGCGATAACTTCCTGCTGATCCGTTTCCACGGCATGTACCAGCAGGATGACCGTGATATCCGTGCGGAACGTGCGGCGCAGAAACTCGAACCGCGCCATGCCATGATGCTGCGTTGCCGTTTGCCGGGTGGCATCATCACGCCAACCCAATGGCTGGCGATTGATAAATTTGCGACCGATAAAACCATTTATGGCAGCATCCGTCTGACCAACCGCCAGACGTTCCAGTTTCACGGTATTCTGAAAAAGAACGTCAAGCCGACGCACCAGATGCTGCACGAAGTGGGCCTCGACGCGCTGGCAACCGCGAACGACGTGAACCGTAACGTGCTCTGTACCTCCAACCCGGTGGAGTCAGCGCTGCACCAGGAAGCTTACGAGTGGGCGAAAAAACTGTCGGAGCATCTGCTGCCGAAGACGCGCGCCTACGCTGAGATCTGGTGGGATCAGGAGAAAGTCGCGACTACCGATGAGGAGCCGATTCTCGGGGAAACTTACCTGCCACGTAAGTTCAAAACCACGGTAGTGATCCCGCCGCATAACGATGTGGATCTGCACGCTAACGATCTCAACTTCATTGCCATCGCCGAGAAAGGCAAGCTGGTGGGCTTTAACCTGCTGGTGGGCGGTGGTCTGTCGATCGATCACGGCAATAAAGCCACTTACGCACGTACTGCCAGCGAATTTGGCTTCCTGCCGGTGGAGAAGATCCTCGATGTCGCGGCGGCGGTGGTGACCACCCAGCGTGACTGGGGCAACCGTACCGATCGTAAAAACGCCAAAACCAAATACACGCTGGAACGCGTGGGCGTGGAAACCTTTAAAGCCGAAGTAGAAAAACGTGCCGGTATCACCTTTGCACCGACGCGTCCTTACGAATTCACCACCCGTGGCGATCGTATTGGCTGGATCAAAGGCGTGGATAAGAAGTGGCACCTGACGCTGTTTATTGAAAACGGTCGTCTGCTGGATTACCCGGGCCGTCCGCTGAAGCGCGGCATCGCTGAAATCGCAAAAGTGCATCAGGGCGATTTCCGCCTTACCGCGAATCAGAACCTGATTGTCGCCGGGGTACCGGAGAAGCAAAAAGCGCAGATCGAAGCCATTGCGCGTGAGCACGGTTTGATGGAGCAGGTGACGCCGCAGCGTGAAAACTCGATGGCCTGCGTCTCCTTCCCGACCTGTCCGCTGGCGATGGCCGAAGCTGAGCGCTTCCTGCCATCGTTCGTGACCAAAGTCGAAGAGATTATGCATGGCCATGGCGTCGGTGATGAGCACATAGTGTTACGCGTTACCGGTTGTCCCAACGGTTGTGGTCGTGCCATGCTGGCCGAAATCGGTCTGGTGGGCAAAGCGCCAGGACGTTACAACCTGCATATTGGCGGCAACCGCATCGGCACCCGTATTCCGCGTATGTATCGTGAGAACATCACGGAAGGGGAGATCCTCGCCAGCATTGATGAGCTGGTGGGGCGCTGGGCGAAAGAGCGTAACGGTGAAGAAGGTTTTGGCGACTTCGTGATTCGCGCGGGCATCGTGAAGCCAGTGGTTGATCCCGCCCGTGATTTTTGGGACCCGGAGGCAGTATGA
- the cysJ gene encoding NADPH-dependent assimilatory sulfite reductase flavoprotein subunit, producing MTTQAPPGSLLPLTPEQLARLQAATTDFSTTQMAWLSGYFWGMVNQTPGAVATPAPVQAEVPTILLISASQTGNARRLAEQLRDDLLAAKLNVNLVNAGDYKFKQIGQEKLLVVVTSTQGEGEPPEEAVALHKFLMSKKAPSLKGAAFAVFGLGDTSYEFFSKAGKDFDSRLAELGAERLLDRVDADVEYADQASAWRKQITDILQSRVPSGSPAPLAATAAGSVNEIHSSPYSKEAPLTASFAVNQKITGRDSDKDVRHIEIDLGDSGLRYQPGDALGVWFENDPLLVKELLELLWLKGDEPVAIHGETLPLAEALQRHFELTVNTPQIVEQYAALSRNDALLALVGDKPQLQHYAQSLPIVDMVRQAPTELNAEQLTSLLRPLTPRLYSIASSQAENETEVHITVGAVRFEIEGRQRGGGASTWLADRLAEDSDIRVFIEHNDNFRLPANPDTPVIMIGPGTGIAPFRAFMQQRDNEGAGGKNWLFFGNPHFTDDFLYQVEWQKYVKDGLLTHIDLAWSRDQAEKIYVQDKIRAKGAEVWRWIEEGAHLYVCGDANRMAKDVEQALLDVVVEHGAMDRETADEFLSELRIERRYQRDVY from the coding sequence ATGACGACTCAGGCACCCCCAGGTTCACTGCTGCCGCTAACCCCGGAGCAACTCGCGCGCTTACAGGCAGCGACAACCGATTTCTCTACCACCCAAATGGCATGGCTTTCGGGTTATTTCTGGGGCATGGTCAACCAGACACCTGGCGCCGTCGCCACACCGGCACCGGTGCAGGCCGAGGTGCCGACCATCCTATTGATCTCGGCATCGCAAACCGGCAATGCCCGTCGCCTGGCAGAGCAACTGCGTGATGACCTGTTGGCGGCGAAACTGAACGTCAACCTGGTGAATGCCGGTGACTACAAATTCAAACAGATCGGTCAGGAAAAACTGCTGGTCGTGGTGACCTCCACCCAGGGCGAAGGCGAACCGCCAGAAGAGGCGGTGGCCCTGCATAAATTCCTGATGTCGAAAAAAGCGCCGAGCCTGAAGGGCGCGGCCTTTGCCGTGTTTGGCCTGGGCGATACCTCTTACGAATTCTTCAGCAAAGCCGGTAAGGACTTCGACAGCCGTCTGGCGGAGCTTGGCGCAGAACGTCTGCTGGATCGCGTCGATGCCGATGTGGAATATGCCGATCAGGCCAGTGCCTGGCGTAAGCAGATCACTGACATTCTGCAATCGCGCGTACCGAGCGGATCACCTGCCCCGTTGGCCGCAACCGCTGCCGGTAGCGTCAATGAAATCCACAGCAGCCCGTACAGCAAAGAAGCACCACTGACCGCCAGTTTTGCCGTTAACCAGAAAATCACCGGTCGTGATTCCGACAAAGACGTGCGTCATATCGAAATCGATCTGGGCGATTCGGGTCTGCGCTACCAGCCGGGCGATGCCCTCGGCGTGTGGTTTGAAAACGATCCGCTGTTGGTCAAAGAGCTGCTGGAGTTGTTGTGGTTGAAAGGCGATGAGCCGGTGGCGATCCACGGTGAAACCTTACCGCTGGCGGAGGCGCTGCAACGTCATTTTGAGCTGACGGTCAATACGCCGCAAATCGTCGAGCAATACGCTGCGCTGTCACGTAACGATGCGCTGCTGGCGCTGGTCGGTGATAAGCCGCAACTCCAGCACTACGCACAAAGCCTGCCGATTGTCGATATGGTGCGTCAGGCACCGACCGAGTTGAATGCAGAACAGCTGACCAGCCTGCTGCGTCCTTTGACGCCGCGCCTGTATTCCATTGCCTCCTCTCAGGCTGAGAACGAGACTGAAGTGCATATCACGGTGGGTGCGGTACGCTTCGAGATTGAGGGGCGTCAACGTGGTGGCGGTGCTTCCACCTGGCTGGCAGATCGTCTGGCAGAAGACAGCGACATCCGGGTGTTTATCGAACATAACGACAACTTCCGCCTGCCCGCCAACCCGGATACGCCGGTGATTATGATCGGGCCGGGCACCGGGATCGCACCGTTCCGCGCCTTTATGCAGCAGCGCGATAATGAGGGCGCTGGCGGTAAAAACTGGTTGTTCTTTGGCAACCCACACTTCACCGACGATTTCCTGTATCAGGTTGAGTGGCAGAAGTATGTCAAAGACGGCTTGCTAACCCATATCGACCTCGCCTGGTCGCGCGATCAGGCTGAGAAGATTTACGTACAAGATAAAATCCGGGCGAAAGGCGCGGAAGTGTGGCGCTGGATTGAAGAGGGCGCGCACCTTTACGTCTGCGGCGACGCCAATCGCATGGCGAAAGACGTTGAGCAGGCATTACTGGATGTGGTGGTCGAGCACGGTGCAATGGATCGTGAAACGGCTGACGAGTTTTTAAGTGAGCTGCGCATTGAGCGCCGTTATCAGCGAGACGTTTACTAA
- the queD gene encoding 6-carboxytetrahydropterin synthase QueD, translating to MMSTTLFKEFQFEAAHRLPHVPEGHKCGRLHGHSFLVRLEITGEVDAYTGWVMDFAELKAAFAPLYDRLDHHYLNDIPGLENPTSEVLAKWIWDEMKPILPELSAVMIKETCTAGCVYRG from the coding sequence ATTATGTCTACCACGTTGTTTAAAGAGTTCCAGTTTGAAGCGGCGCACCGCTTACCGCACGTGCCTGAAGGGCATAAATGCGGTCGTTTGCACGGTCACTCCTTTCTGGTGCGGCTGGAAATTACCGGAGAAGTGGATGCTTATACCGGTTGGGTTATGGATTTTGCAGAACTGAAAGCGGCCTTTGCGCCCCTTTATGACCGCCTCGATCACCACTATCTCAATGACATCCCGGGTCTGGAGAATCCCACCAGTGAAGTGCTGGCAAAATGGATTTGGGATGAGATGAAGCCAATTCTGCCGGAATTGAGCGCCGTAATGATCAAGGAAACCTGCACCGCTGGCTGCGTCTATCGCGGGTAA
- a CDS encoding inorganic diphosphatase: MNLVKRLSLIAIFISASAAVQAQNVLDFPQPDNVPEEFYAVTEIPAGGNIKYETDAKTGFIVADRFQSMPVAYPANYGSLTQSLGGDGDPLDVIFYSRAPLQPGTLIKLRPIGVLKMIDGGEVDDKIVAVPASKIDPTYDDIKAMSDLPKIEQERLQAFFRVYKQLPDGRKKVELNGFQDAVAAKTEIKKAFEAYKAKQ, encoded by the coding sequence ATGAACCTGGTAAAACGCCTTTCCCTGATTGCGATTTTTATTTCCGCCTCTGCTGCCGTTCAGGCGCAAAACGTGCTGGATTTCCCACAGCCTGATAACGTGCCGGAGGAGTTTTATGCCGTCACCGAAATCCCGGCCGGGGGTAACATCAAGTATGAAACCGACGCAAAAACCGGTTTTATCGTGGCTGACCGTTTCCAGTCGATGCCGGTGGCTTATCCGGCTAACTACGGCTCGCTGACCCAGTCACTGGGTGGCGATGGCGATCCGCTGGATGTGATTTTCTACAGTCGCGCCCCACTGCAACCGGGTACCCTGATCAAGCTGCGCCCGATCGGCGTACTGAAGATGATCGATGGTGGCGAAGTGGACGATAAAATCGTCGCAGTACCGGCGAGCAAAATCGATCCCACCTATGACGATATCAAAGCCATGAGCGATCTGCCGAAGATCGAGCAGGAACGTTTGCAGGCGTTCTTTCGCGTGTACAAGCAACTGCCGGACGGCCGCAAGAAAGTGGAGCTGAATGGTTTCCAGGATGCGGTGGCGGCGAAGACCGAGATCAAAAAGGCGTTTGAAGCCTATAAAGCGAAGCAGTAA
- the queE gene encoding 7-carboxy-7-deazaguanine synthase QueE produces MYYPINEMFQTLQGEGFYTGVPALFIRLQGCPVGCSWCDTKHTWEKLADRETSLGDILVKTVESDAWGNADAAMLIDTIQRQGWTARHVVITGGEPAIYDLRPLTSALEAAGFACQIETSGTHEIRCSDSTWVTVSPKVNMRGGYDVLPQALQRADEIKHPVARVRDVEALDALLAGLHDEKKRIIALQPISRGDAATKLCIETCIARNWRLSMQTHKYLNIA; encoded by the coding sequence ATGTACTACCCGATTAACGAAATGTTCCAGACGCTGCAGGGCGAAGGTTTTTACACGGGCGTTCCCGCGCTGTTCATCCGCTTGCAGGGATGTCCGGTCGGCTGTAGCTGGTGTGATACCAAACATACCTGGGAAAAGCTGGCAGATCGGGAGACCTCGCTCGGCGACATTCTGGTCAAGACGGTTGAAAGCGATGCCTGGGGCAACGCTGATGCAGCGATGCTGATTGACACTATTCAGCGCCAGGGCTGGACCGCACGCCACGTGGTGATCACCGGTGGTGAACCGGCCATCTACGATTTACGTCCGCTCACCAGCGCACTGGAAGCCGCGGGTTTTGCCTGCCAGATTGAAACCAGTGGCACCCATGAAATACGCTGTTCCGACTCCACCTGGGTGACCGTTTCACCCAAGGTGAATATGCGCGGAGGCTATGATGTACTGCCGCAGGCGTTGCAGCGCGCTGATGAGATCAAACATCCGGTGGCACGCGTGCGTGATGTTGAAGCGTTGGATGCGCTGCTGGCGGGATTGCATGACGAGAAAAAACGTATTATTGCGCTGCAACCGATCAGTCGTGGTGATGCCGCAACCAAACTGTGCATTGAGACTTGTATCGCCCGCAACTGGCGCTTGTCGATGCAGACGCACAAATATCTCAATATCGCCTGA
- the eno gene encoding phosphopyruvate hydratase, translated as MSKIVKVIGREIIDSRGNPTVEAEVHLEGGFVGLAAAPSGASTGSREALELRDGDKSRFLGKGVTKAVAAVNGPIADAVKGKDAKDQANIDKIMIELDGTENKSNFGANAILAVSLAAAKAAAASKGQPLYEHIAELNGTPGKYSMPLPMMNIINGGEHADNNVDIQEFMIQPVGAKTVKEAIRMGSEVFHHLAKVLKSKGMNTAVGDEGGYAPNLGSNAEALAVIAEAVKAAGYELGKDITLAMDCAASEFYKDGKYVLAGEGGKAFTSEEFTHFLEDLTKQYPIVSIEDGLDESDWAGFAYQTKVLGDKIQLVGDDLFVTNTKILKEGIEKGIANSILIKFNQIGSLTETLAAIKMAKDAGYTAVISHRSGETEDATIADLAVGTAAGQIKTGSMSRSDRVAKYNQLIRIEEALGAKAPFNGLKEVKGQA; from the coding sequence ATGTCCAAAATCGTAAAAGTCATCGGTCGCGAAATTATCGACTCCCGTGGCAACCCGACTGTAGAAGCAGAAGTGCATCTGGAAGGTGGTTTCGTTGGTCTGGCTGCTGCCCCGTCAGGTGCATCAACCGGTTCTCGCGAAGCGTTGGAGCTGCGTGACGGTGACAAATCTCGTTTCCTGGGCAAAGGCGTGACCAAAGCGGTTGCGGCGGTTAACGGTCCGATCGCTGACGCGGTAAAAGGCAAAGATGCCAAAGACCAGGCGAACATCGATAAGATCATGATCGAGCTGGACGGTACTGAGAACAAATCCAACTTCGGTGCAAACGCCATTCTGGCCGTTTCTCTGGCGGCGGCGAAAGCAGCTGCGGCGTCTAAAGGCCAACCGCTGTATGAGCACATCGCTGAACTGAACGGCACCCCGGGCAAATACTCTATGCCGCTGCCGATGATGAACATCATCAACGGTGGTGAACACGCTGACAACAACGTCGACATCCAGGAATTCATGATTCAGCCGGTTGGCGCGAAAACGGTGAAAGAAGCCATCCGTATGGGTTCTGAAGTTTTCCATCACCTGGCGAAAGTGCTGAAAAGCAAAGGCATGAACACCGCGGTAGGTGACGAAGGTGGTTACGCGCCGAACCTGGGTTCTAACGCAGAAGCACTGGCTGTCATCGCAGAAGCGGTTAAAGCAGCAGGCTACGAGCTGGGTAAAGACATCACCCTGGCGATGGACTGCGCAGCGTCTGAATTCTACAAAGACGGCAAATACGTGCTGGCGGGTGAAGGCGGCAAAGCATTCACTTCTGAAGAGTTCACCCATTTCCTGGAAGATCTGACCAAACAGTATCCGATCGTTTCTATCGAAGACGGTCTGGACGAGTCTGACTGGGCGGGCTTCGCTTACCAGACTAAAGTACTGGGCGACAAAATTCAGCTGGTGGGCGACGACCTGTTCGTTACCAACACCAAGATCCTGAAAGAAGGTATCGAGAAAGGCATCGCTAACTCCATCCTGATCAAATTCAACCAGATCGGTTCTCTGACCGAAACGCTGGCTGCTATCAAGATGGCGAAAGACGCAGGCTACACCGCGGTGATCTCTCACCGTTCAGGTGAAACCGAAGATGCGACCATCGCTGACCTGGCAGTCGGTACCGCCGCTGGCCAGATCAAAACCGGTTCAATGAGCCGTTCTGACCGCGTTGCTAAGTACAACCAGCTGATTCGTATCGAAGAAGCTCTGGGTGCTAAAGCGCCGTTCAACGGTCTGAAAGAAGTGAAAGGCCAGGCGTAA
- the pyrG gene encoding glutamine hydrolyzing CTP synthase: MTTNYIFVTGGVVSSLGKGIAAASLAAILEARGLNVTIMKLDPYINVDPGTMSPTQHGEVFVTDDGAETDLDLGHYERFIRTKMTRRNNFTTGRIYSEVLRKERRGDYLGATIQVIPHITNAIKERIIEGGEGHDVVLVEIGGTVGDIESLPFLEAIRQMAVDVGREHTMYMHLTLVPYMAAAGEVKTKPTQHSVKELLSIGIQPDVLICRSDRAVPANERAKIALFCNVPEKAVISLKDVDSIYKIPGLLKSQGLDDYICKRFNLNAPEANLAEWEQVIYEEANPGGEVTIGMVGKYVELPDAYKSVIEALKHGGLKNRVTVNIKLIDSQDVETRGVELLKDLDAILIPGGFGYRGVEGKLMTAQYARENNVPYLGICLGMQVALMEFARNVAGMAGANSTEFVPDCKYPVVALITEWRDEEGNVEMRSEQSDLGGTMRLGSQQCQLTPESKVRQLYGSDVITERHRHRYEVNNMLLKQIEAAGLRIAGRSGDDQLVEIIEIPNHPWFVACQFHPEFTSTPRDGHPLFAGFVKAAQEYQKRLAK; this comes from the coding sequence ATGACAACGAACTATATTTTTGTGACCGGCGGGGTCGTTTCCTCTCTGGGGAAAGGCATTGCCGCAGCCTCCCTCGCAGCCATCCTTGAAGCACGTGGTCTGAATGTGACCATCATGAAACTCGATCCGTACATCAACGTCGATCCGGGTACCATGAGCCCAACTCAGCATGGTGAAGTTTTCGTCACCGATGACGGGGCCGAGACCGATCTGGATTTGGGTCACTACGAGCGCTTCATTCGCACCAAAATGACGCGTCGTAACAACTTTACTACCGGCCGTATCTACTCAGAAGTGCTGCGCAAAGAGCGTCGTGGCGACTATCTGGGCGCGACCATTCAGGTTATCCCACATATCACCAACGCCATCAAAGAACGCATCATTGAAGGTGGCGAAGGTCACGACGTCGTTCTGGTGGAAATCGGCGGCACTGTGGGGGATATCGAATCTCTGCCGTTCCTCGAAGCGATTCGCCAGATGGCGGTCGATGTGGGCCGTGAACACACCATGTACATGCACCTGACGCTGGTGCCATACATGGCTGCTGCTGGTGAAGTGAAAACCAAGCCGACGCAGCACTCGGTGAAAGAACTGCTCTCCATCGGGATTCAGCCAGACGTGCTGATTTGCCGTTCTGACCGCGCCGTACCGGCTAACGAACGCGCTAAAATTGCGCTGTTCTGTAACGTACCGGAAAAAGCGGTTATCTCACTGAAAGATGTCGACTCCATCTACAAAATCCCGGGCCTGCTGAAATCGCAGGGTCTGGATGACTACATCTGCAAACGCTTCAACCTGAATGCCCCGGAAGCCAATCTGGCCGAGTGGGAGCAGGTGATTTACGAAGAAGCCAATCCGGGTGGCGAAGTGACCATCGGTATGGTCGGCAAATATGTCGAACTGCCGGATGCCTACAAATCCGTGATTGAAGCGCTGAAGCACGGCGGCCTGAAAAACCGCGTCACCGTTAACATCAAGCTGATCGATTCGCAGGATGTTGAAACGCGTGGTGTCGAATTACTGAAAGATCTGGATGCTATTCTGATCCCTGGCGGCTTTGGCTACCGTGGTGTGGAAGGCAAACTGATGACCGCGCAATACGCGCGTGAAAACAACGTGCCTTACCTCGGCATCTGCCTGGGAATGCAGGTTGCGCTGATGGAGTTTGCCCGCAATGTGGCGGGTATGGCTGGCGCCAACTCAACTGAATTTGTGCCAGACTGTAAGTACCCGGTGGTTGCGCTGATCACCGAATGGCGTGACGAAGAAGGCAACGTCGAAATGCGTAGCGAGCAGAGCGATCTGGGCGGCACCATGCGTCTGGGTAGCCAGCAGTGCCAGCTTACGCCGGAAAGCAAAGTACGCCAGCTGTACGGCTCAGACGTGATCACTGAACGTCACCGCCACCGTTATGAAGTAAACAATATGCTGTTGAAGCAGATTGAAGCGGCGGGTCTGCGTATTGCGGGCCGTTCCGGTGACGATCAACTGGTCGAAATCATTGAGATTCCAAACCACCCGTGGTTTGTGGCCTGTCAGTTCCACCCGGAATTCACGTCGACCCCGCGTGATGGTCATCCGCTGTTTGCTGGCTTTGTGAAAGCGGCACAGGAATACCAGAAGCGGTTAGCGAAGTAA
- the mazG gene encoding nucleoside triphosphate pyrophosphohydrolase, whose amino-acid sequence MNALQRLLTIMQTLRDPEHGCPWDRQQTFASIAPYTLEETYEVLDAIQREDFDDLRGELGDLLFQVVFYAQMASEQQRFDFDDICNAISDKLERRHPHIFGDVKADNAQEVLRNWEAIKHTERAEKAQHSALDDIPKALPALMRAHKIQKRCSNVGFDWNSLGPVLDKVHEEIDEVMHEAQQAVVDSDKLEEEIGDLLFATVNLSRHLGSKAEVALQKANDKFERRFRQVEALINAQGMAMTDATLEQMEEAWQQVKVSENKE is encoded by the coding sequence ATGAATGCCCTGCAACGCCTGCTCACCATCATGCAAACCCTGCGCGATCCGGAGCACGGCTGCCCGTGGGATCGTCAACAAACCTTTGCTTCCATTGCGCCTTATACGCTGGAAGAAACCTATGAAGTGCTCGATGCCATCCAGCGTGAAGATTTCGATGATCTGCGCGGAGAATTGGGCGATCTGCTGTTCCAGGTGGTGTTTTATGCCCAAATGGCCAGCGAGCAGCAGCGCTTCGATTTTGACGATATCTGTAACGCCATCAGCGATAAACTCGAACGCCGCCATCCGCATATCTTCGGTGATGTCAAAGCCGATAACGCGCAGGAGGTGCTGAGAAACTGGGAAGCCATCAAACACACGGAGCGCGCTGAAAAAGCGCAGCATTCGGCGCTGGATGACATCCCTAAAGCGCTGCCCGCCCTGATGCGTGCCCACAAAATCCAGAAACGTTGCAGCAACGTCGGTTTCGACTGGAATAGTCTGGGGCCAGTGCTGGATAAAGTGCATGAAGAGATCGACGAAGTGATGCACGAAGCGCAGCAGGCGGTGGTTGATAGCGACAAACTTGAGGAAGAAATCGGGGATTTATTATTCGCCACGGTAAATCTTTCTCGCCATCTGGGCAGCAAAGCAGAAGTGGCACTCCAGAAGGCCAACGATAAATTTGAACGCCGTTTTCGTCAGGTGGAAGCGTTAATTAATGCGCAGGGCATGGCGATGACTGACGCCACGCTGGAGCAGATGGAAGAGGCCTGGCAGCAGGTGAAAGTCAGTGAGAACAAGGAGTAA